A genomic stretch from Acinonyx jubatus isolate Ajub_Pintada_27869175 chromosome E2, VMU_Ajub_asm_v1.0, whole genome shotgun sequence includes:
- the FFAR1 gene encoding free fatty acid receptor 1, translating to MDLPPQLSFALYVAAFALGFPLNALAIGGAVSHARLRLTPSLVYALHLGCSDLLLAASLPLKAVEALALGAWPLPASLCPAFALAHFAPLYAGGGFLAALSVGRYLGAAFPLGYQAARRPRYSWGVCVAIWALVLCHLGLVFGLEAPGGWTDNTNSSLGINTPVNGSPVCLEAWDPASAGPARLSLSLLLFFLPLTITAFCYVGCLRALARSGLSHRRKLRAAWVAGGALLTLLLCLGPYNASNVAAFLHPDTGGHWRKLGLITGAWSVVLNPLVTGYLGGGAGRATSVARTKGGTSQKQQPPLERRGMEQGRPAALAGP from the coding sequence ATGGACCTGCCCCCGCAGCTCTCCTTCGCCCTCTACGTGGCCGCCTTTGCACTGGGCTTCCCACTCAACGCCCTGGCCATTGGGGGCGCCGTGTCCCATGCCCGGCTCCGCCTCACCCCCAGCCTTGTCTATGCCCTCCACCTAGGCTGCTCTGACCTCCTGCTGGCAGCCTCTCTGCCCCTGAAGGCGGTGGAGGCCCTGGCCTTGGGCGCCTGGCCTCTGCCGGCCTCGCTCTGTCCTGCCTTTGCCCTGGCCCACTTTGCTCCGCTCTATGCTGGCGGGGGCTTCCTGGCTGCCTTGAGTGTCGGCCGCTACCTGGGGGCTGCCTTCCCCTTGGGGTACCAAGCTGCCCGGAGGCCGCGTTAttcctggggtgtgtgtgtggccatATGGGCCCTTGTCCTCTGTCACCTGGGGCTGGTCTTTGGGTTGGAGGCTCCAGGAGGCTGGACAGACAATACCAACAGCTCCCTGGGCATCAACACGCCCGTGAACGGCTCTCCGGTCTGCCTGGAGGCCTGGGACCCGGCCTCAGCGGGCCCTGCTCGCCTCagcctttctctcctgctcttcttcctccccctgaCCATCACAGCCTTCTGTTACGTGGGCTGCCTCCGGGCACTGGCCCGGTCAGGCCTGAGCCACAGACGGAAGCtgagggcagcctgggtggccgGCGGGGCTCTGCTCACACTGCTGCTCTGCTTAGGGCCTTACAACGCCTCCAACGTGGCTGCCTTCCTGCACCCCGACACGGGGGGCCACTGGCGGAAACTGGGGCTCATCACGGGTGCCTGGAGTGTGGTGCTCAACCCGTTGGTGACTGGCTACCTGGGAGGAGGTGCCGGCCGGGCGACAAGTGTGGCGAGAACGAAAGGAGGGACGTCCCAGAAGCAGCAGCCGCCGCTGGAGAGAAGGGGCATGGAGCAGGGGAGGCCGGCTGCTCTCGCAGGCCCCTGA
- the FFAR3 gene encoding LOW QUALITY PROTEIN: free fatty acid receptor 3 (The sequence of the model RefSeq protein was modified relative to this genomic sequence to represent the inferred CDS: deleted 2 bases in 1 codon), with translation MDTSPDRSFFPGNHWLYFSVYLFTFLVGLPLNLAALVIFVGKLRRRPVAVDVLLLNLTLSDLLLLLFLPFRMVEAANGMRWPLPFIFCPLSGSLFFTTLYLTSLFLAAVSIERFLSVAYPLWYKARPRPGQAGLVSGACWLLAAAHCSVVYVMEFSGKATNGTCYLEFQKDQLAILLPVRLEMAVVLFGVPLLITIYCYSHLVWVLSRGTNHRRQRRVVGLVVATLLNFLVCFGPYNVSHVVGYIQGESPAWRSYVLLLSTLNSCVDPLVYYFSSSGFQADFQGLLRRLTGAWGPWRQEDSKQLKDKNEEGQPGELSNVENRRETPGGLWSRLGCQGAWRGLS, from the exons ATGGACACCAGCCCGGACCGGTCCTTCTTCCCCGGCAATCACTGGCTCTACTTCTCCGTGTACCTCTTCACCTTCCTCGTGGGGCTCCCCCTCAACCTGGCGGCCCTGGTGATCTTCGTGGGCAAGCTGCGGCGCCGCCCAGTGGCTGTGGACGTGCTCTTGCTCAACCTGACGCTCTCAGACCTGCTCCTGCTGCTCTTCCTGCCCTTCCGCATGGTGGAGGCGGCCAACGGCATGCGCTGGCCCCTGCCCTTCATCTTCTGCCCCCTCTCCGGATCCCTCTTCTTCACCACCCTCTACCTCACCTCCCTCTTCCTGGCAGCTGTGAGCATCGAACGCTTCCTCAGCGTGGCCTACCCGCTGTGGTACAAGGCCCGGCCGAGGCCGGGACAGGCCGGCCTGGTCAGCGGGGCCTGCTGGCTCCTGGCTGCCGCTCACTGCAGCGTGGTCTACGTGATGGAATTCTCCGGGAAGGCCACCAATGGCACCTGCTACCTGGAGTTCCAGAAGGACCAGCTGGCGATTCTCCTGCCCGTCAGGCTGGAGATGGCTGTGGTCCTTTTTGGGGTGCCCCTGCTCATCACCATCTACTGCTACAGCCACCTGGTGTGGGTGCTCAGCAGAGGCACCAACCACCGGCGGCAGAGGAGGGTGGTTGGGCTCGTGGTGGCCACGCTGCTCAACTTCCTCGTCTGCTTTGGGCCCTACAACGTGTCCCACGTCGTGGGTTACATCCAGGGTGAAAGCCCGGCGTGGAGAAGTTACGTGCTGCTCCTCAGCACCTTGAACTCCTGCGTCGACCCGCTTGTCTACTACTTTTCATCCTCTGGGTTTCAGGCTGACTTTCAGGGGCTGCTGAGGAGGCTGACGGGGGCCTGGGGCCCTTGGAGGCAGGAGGACAGCAAGCAACTGAAGGACAAGAATGAGGAG GGGCAGCCGGGGGAGCTGTCCAACGTAGAGAACAGAAGGGAGACTCCTGGAGGGCTGTGGAGCAGGCTGGGCTGCCAAGGGGCCTGGCGGGGGCTCTCGTAG